A region of Deinococcus rubellus DNA encodes the following proteins:
- a CDS encoding lactonase family protein yields the protein MKRQASPLAALIGLTVLLSACGNIIAPTAKYAGYIYAQTNAATNSVVEYGRSGDGKLVKLNEIATGGQGSDGKLVVIKPGKAAVDPLFSNDSVVLTLDHQRLFVANAGSGSVSAFSLDASGTPRLIGSYPSGAPAPTSLSVSGNLLYVSHGSASDQNVQITGFQIQADGSLKGIPTASYAPDKASVITQIKFSPDARFLESVELMNGNLTLYPVQAGGTLGAGVVNVSAGKGPFGSVWLDDTHVLVADAMSNSVSSYSLDASGKLTPITSALPNNQKATCWLKITPDKQFVYAANTSSGSISVYRIGADASLSLVNGNTASLAPGSAVDFMDGPSSGPVDLVISQDGNYLYQQFSGLGVVAAYRIGADGNLTPIAGGDATGLPIGTEGLAGY from the coding sequence ATGAAACGTCAAGCATCCCCCCTTGCCGCCCTGATCGGCCTAACGGTCCTGCTCTCTGCCTGCGGAAACATCATCGCACCGACTGCCAAGTATGCCGGGTACATTTACGCCCAGACCAATGCGGCCACCAACAGCGTGGTCGAGTATGGCCGCAGCGGTGACGGCAAGCTGGTCAAGCTGAACGAAATCGCTACGGGCGGCCAAGGCTCGGACGGGAAGCTGGTCGTCATTAAGCCGGGCAAGGCGGCAGTCGATCCGCTGTTTTCCAACGACAGCGTGGTGCTGACGCTTGACCATCAGCGTCTCTTCGTCGCAAATGCGGGCAGCGGCAGTGTCTCTGCTTTTTCTCTGGATGCTTCCGGCACGCCCCGGCTAATCGGCAGCTATCCCAGCGGCGCACCTGCACCCACCAGCCTGAGTGTGAGCGGCAATCTGCTCTACGTCAGTCATGGCAGCGCCAGTGATCAGAACGTGCAGATCACCGGCTTTCAGATTCAGGCAGACGGCTCGCTCAAAGGCATTCCCACAGCCAGCTACGCGCCGGACAAGGCCAGCGTCATTACCCAGATCAAATTCAGCCCCGACGCCCGGTTCCTGGAGAGCGTGGAATTGATGAACGGCAACCTGACCCTTTACCCGGTGCAGGCAGGCGGCACGCTCGGCGCGGGCGTGGTAAACGTCAGTGCAGGTAAAGGGCCGTTCGGCAGCGTCTGGCTGGACGATACGCACGTCCTGGTGGCTGACGCCATGAGCAACTCAGTGTCGTCGTACTCACTTGACGCCTCTGGCAAGCTTACGCCCATCACCTCGGCATTGCCCAACAACCAGAAGGCGACCTGCTGGCTCAAAATTACGCCGGACAAGCAGTTTGTTTACGCGGCCAACACCTCGTCGGGCAGCATCTCGGTGTACCGTATCGGCGCAGATGCCTCGCTGTCGCTGGTCAACGGCAATACGGCCTCGCTGGCTCCCGGCAGCGCAGTGGATTTCATGGACGGCCCCAGCAGCGGCCCGGTAGATCTGGTCATCAGCCAGGACGGCAACTACCTCTACCAGCAGTTCAGTGGCCTGGGCGTGGTGGCGGCCTACCGCATCGGTGCGGACGGCAACCTGACGCCCATCGCAGGCGGCGACGCCACCGGGCTGCCCATCGGCACCGAGGGCCTGGCCGGGTACTGA